A region of Deinococcus radiodurans R1 = ATCC 13939 = DSM 20539 DNA encodes the following proteins:
- a CDS encoding ParA family protein, which yields MRVYGITNVKGGSGKTHATVHLAYLASQRGERVAVLDLDPTRQSVNWIELAGLGLPAMPLDIKQDDLEGYIAQLRSDGDFDAVFIDTPANDRDATLETLLVSDVALIPVGVGTSDTGMLGTTERQVKRALQLRPSLKPYILINRARFAPARERETEAECAKTGIPVLQSRIPLRGNYQAAAGKTPTDEHYAEVWQEVNA from the coding sequence ATGCGTGTTTATGGGATAACTAATGTTAAGGGCGGAAGTGGAAAGACTCACGCAACCGTCCATCTAGCCTACCTTGCTTCCCAGAGAGGGGAGAGGGTGGCCGTCCTCGACCTAGACCCCACCCGCCAATCGGTGAACTGGATAGAGCTGGCTGGCCTCGGTTTGCCCGCGATGCCTCTGGACATCAAGCAGGATGATCTGGAGGGGTACATCGCTCAGCTCCGGTCAGATGGAGACTTCGACGCGGTCTTCATCGACACCCCGGCCAACGACCGGGACGCCACCCTCGAAACCCTCTTAGTTTCGGATGTGGCCCTAATTCCAGTAGGGGTCGGTACCAGTGACACGGGGATGCTCGGAACAACCGAGCGCCAGGTGAAGCGGGCACTGCAACTGCGGCCAAGTCTCAAGCCCTACATCCTGATCAACCGTGCCCGATTCGCTCCGGCCCGCGAGCGGGAGACGGAAGCCGAGTGTGCCAAGACGGGCATCCCGGTCTTGCAGAGCCGGATTCCCCTCAGGGGGAATTATCAGGCTGCTGCTGGCAAGACCCCCACGGATGAACACTATGCCGAAGTCTGGCAGGAGGTGAACGCTTGA